The following proteins are encoded in a genomic region of Pyrus communis chromosome 11, drPyrComm1.1, whole genome shotgun sequence:
- the LOC137709079 gene encoding LOB domain-containing protein 24-like produces MWLETSAAKIILSEIFHPRMKALWMSNPTRCAACRFLRRRCPQDCVLAPYFPSSNPERFSCVHRIFGASNVTKMLQQLPVHLREAAADSMFYGASLRVEDPIYGCVRIISQLQHHILEAQSELLKTNGQIASNIAQHQLQQQQNAVLGVSYHQDQQISEPSGLSSDMQAFANDCYLHP; encoded by the exons ATGTGGTTGGAAACCTCGGCAGCCAAGATTATATTGTCAGAGATATTTCATCCGAGGATGAAGGCGCTCTG GATGTCTAATCCAACGAGATGTGCAGCTTGCAGATTTTTGCGAAGAAGATGCCCTCAAGATTGTGTTTTGGCACCCTATTTTCCCTCCTCCAATCCTGAGAGATTTTCTTGCGTCCATAGGATCTTTGGTGCCAGCAACGTTACCAAAATGC TGCAGCAACTTCCAGTCCATTTAAGAGAAGCAGCAGCAGACTCCATGTTCTACGGGGCGTCGTTACGTGTTGAAGATCCGATTTACGGATGCGTTAGAATCATTTCTCAGCTGCAACACCATATATTGGAGGCTCAATCTGAGTTACTCAAGACCAACGGTCAAATAGCATCCAACATTGCACAACACCAACTGCAGCAGCAGCAAAATGCTGTTCTTGGTGTCAGTTACCACCAAGACCAGCAGATCAGTGAACCTTCGGGGCTCAGCTCGGACATGCAAGCTTTCGCAAATGACTGTTACCTTCACCCGTAG